In Populus alba chromosome 1, ASM523922v2, whole genome shotgun sequence, a single window of DNA contains:
- the LOC118040136 gene encoding uncharacterized protein At4g26485, whose amino-acid sequence MDGLERQMEVLSIKHKEKWIKHYSSSHKILLVGEGDFSFAANMGKAFGSAINMAATSLYSKETMMLKYSKAATNLRELEDLGCLVMHEVDAHTMSKHPLLNQKLFDRIVFNFPATALKRSESNIRQIEKHQRLVKGFLGSAHDMLEVNGEIHVTHKTTEPYSKWEIERLAEDAGLRLVEKVRFKKADYPGFSNKRGSGPRADQTFSAGNSCTFKFSRKIT is encoded by the exons ATGGATGGTTTAGAGAGACAAATGGAAGTACTCAGTATAAAACATAAAGAGAAATGGATAAAGCATTACAGCAGTTCTCATAAAATACTACTGGTAGGAGAaggtgatttttcttttgctgCTAACATGGGAAAAGCCTTTGGTTCTGCTATAAACATGGCAGCCACTTCTCTCTACTCCAAAG agaCCATGATGCTGAAGTATTCAAAAGCTGCAACAAACTTAAGAGAGCTGGAGGATCTAGGATGTCTCGTAATGCATGAAGTAGATGCACATACTATGAGCAAGCATCCACTACTGAATCAGAAATTGTTTGACAGGATAGTCTTTAATTTTCCTGCTACAGCTCTCAAAAGGAGTGAATCAAATATTCGCCAAATCGA AAAACATCAAAGGTTGGTGAAGGGCTTCCTGGGGAGTGCTCATGATATGTTGGAAGTGAATGGAGAAATTCATGTGACCCATAAAACCACAGAGCCGTACAGTAAGTGGGAGATAGAGAGATTAGCAGAGGATGCTGGTCTGCGCTTGGTTGAGAAAGTTAGGTTCAAGAAAGCTGATTATCCAGGATTCAGTAATAAAAGAGGATCCGGGCCTAGAGCTGATCAGACCTTTTCAGCTGGAAACAGCTGTACCTTCAAATTTTCCAGGAAAATTACTTGA